In Rhodanobacter denitrificans, the sequence CATCATCGGCGTCAGCGTCAGCGACACCAGCATCGAGATGGTCACCGCGATCGTGAGCACCCAGGCGAACTCGTGGAACAGCCGTCCGGTGACGCCGGGCATCAGCAGCAGCGGCAGGAACACCGCCACCAGCGATACGGTCAGCGACAGCACGGTGAAGCCGATCTCCTTCGCGCCGACCTCGGCCGCCTCCTTGCCGTCCTTGCCCTGCTCGATGTAGCGCACGATGTTCTCGATCATCACGATCGCATCGTCCACCACGAAGCCGGTGGCCACGGTCAGTGCCATCAGCGAGAGGTTGTCCAGCGACATGCCGGTGAACGCCATCACGCCGAACGTGCCCATCAGCGACAGCGGCACCGCCACCGACGGGATGATGGTGGCCCACAGCCGGCGCAGAAACACGAAGATCACGCCGATCACCAGGAACACGGTGAGGATCAGGGTGAACTCGACGTCGTGCACCGAGGCGCGGATGGTCACCGTGCGGTCGGCGAACACGTCCAGGTGCACGTCGGCCGGCAGCGCCGCGCGCAACTCGGGCAGCACGCGGCGGATCTGCTCCACCGTCTGCACGATGTTCGCGCCGGGCTGGCGGCGCACGTCCAGCAGCACCGCCGGCTGGCCGTTCGCCCATGCGGCGAGCTGGTCGTTCTCCACGCCGTCGACCACGTTCGCCACGTCGGACAGGCGCACCGGCGAGTTGTTCTTGTAGCTGATGATGGTGTTCTTGTACTCGGCCGCGTCGCTCAGCTGGTCGTTGGTGCCGATCGAGTAGCTCTGCGTCTTGCCGTTCAGCGTGCCCTTGGGCGCGTTGACGTTGGCCTGGGTCAACGCGCTGCGCACGTCTTCCATGGTCAGGCCGAGGTTGGACAGTTGCGCCGGGTTCACCTGCACGCGCACCGCGGGGCGCACGTTGCCGGCGATCGAGACCAGGCCCACGCCCTGCACCTGCGACAGCTTCTGCGCGATGATCGAGTCGGCCAGGTCGTTCACCTCGCGCAGCTGGCGGCTGTCGGAAGTGAGTTTCAGGGTGAGGATCGGTGCGTCGGCCGGGTTCACCCGGTTGTACACCGGCGGATACGGCAGGTTGCCCGGCAGCGTGCCCTTGGCCTGGTTGATCGCCGCCTGCACGTCCTGCGCGGCGATGTCGATGTCGCGGTCCATCGAGAACTGCAGGATGATCGTGGACAGCCCGGCGGAGGAGTCCGAACTCATCATGGTGAGCCCGGAGATCTGCCCCAGGTTGCGCTCCAGCGGCGTGGTGATCAGCGCCGCCATGGTGCTGGCGCTGGCGCCCGGGTACTGCGTGCTGACCACCAGGCTGGGCGCCTCGATCTCCGGCAAGGCGGACACCGGCAACTGGCGGTAGCCGAGAATGCCGAGCAGCAGCACCGCCACCATCAGCAGCGAGGTGGCGATCGGGCGGCGAATGAAGAGGGTCGAGAATCCCATGGCTATCCGTGACGTGTAAGTGCGGTTTCCGCCGCGATCATGGCCGGGACGCGGCCGGGTTCACGCGGCGGCGTCATGCCGGGCCGGCACGCGGCCGCTCAGCCGCGACGGCGGCCGCCACCCTTGCTGTCCTGCTTGGCTTTCTCCAGCTCGGCCGCAGTCGGCGCCGCCGGCACCTCGCCGGGCTTCAGCGCGTTGACCTTGCTGCCCGGCTTCAGCCGGAACTGGCCCTCGGTGACCACCCGCTCGCCGGCCTGGAGGCCATTGCCGATCATCACGTGGCTGTCGCCCACTTCGCCGGCCACCGTCACCGGCTGCATCTTGACCGTACTGTCGGCCTGCACCTGGTAGACGTAGTCGCCGTCCGGCCCGCGCTGCACCGCCTGCGCCGGGATCACCAGGCCGCCGTCGACGGTGTTCACCAGCAGCCGCACGTTGACGAACTGGCCCGGCCACAGCTCGTTGTTCGCGTTCGGGAACTCCGACTTCAGGCGGAACGTGCCGGTGCTGGTGTCGATCTGGTTGTCGACCACCTTGAGCACGCCGCCGTTGGCGATCGGGTGCGCGTCGGTGCGGTCCAGCGCGGTCACCTGCAGCCCGGCGCCGTCCTTCGCGGCGGCGCGGCGCACCATGTCGAGGTTCTGCTCGGGCAGGGTGAACATCACGTTGATCGGGTGCAGCTGGGTCAGCGTGACGATCGCGCTGGCGGTGGTGACCACGTTGCCGGGGTCGACCGCGCGGATGCCGGCAAGGCCGTCGATCGGCGACAGCACGCGGGTGTAGTTCAGCTGCACCTGGGTGTCGCGCACGTTGGCCGCGTCGGCGGCCACCGCAGCCTCGTACTGCGCGGCGGTGTTGCGCAAGGTGTCCAGATCCTGCCTGGAAATGTAGCCCTTGGCGGCCAGATCCTGGCTACGCGTCAGGTTGCTCTTGGCCGTCTCCAGCAGCGCCTGGTCCTGGCGCTGCTTCGCCGCAGCCTGGTCGTAGGCGGCCTGGTAGGTGCGCGGGTCGATCTGCGCCAGCAGCTGGCCCTTCTTGACCGGTTGGCCCTCGCTGAACTCCAGGCTGAGCAGCTGGCCGCCCACCTGCGGGTTCACGGTGACCGTGTTGAGCGCCTGCACCGTGCCCAGCGCGGTCAGGTAGACCGGCACGTTCTGCTTGACCACCGGCACCACGGTGACCGGCACCGGCGGCGTCTCGTCCTTGCCGTCCTTGTTCTTGGCGGCAGCCGACACCGGCGCGGAACCGGCCGGGACCGGCTTGTGCAGCAGGCGAAAGCCCACCGCGGCCACCACGATCACGGCAACGACGATCAACGCGATCTTCCAAAAACGCGACATGTAAAACTCCTGGATTGAACGGTGCGGCACCACCGACACGCGGCGCGCCGCACGTCTCTGCGAAACCACGGACACGCGCCGGGCCTTGCCGGCATGTAGCTCAAGGTAGGGCAAGCATAGGGGCAGTTGAACGAACTTGAACAATGCCGGTTGACAGGGGTGCGGCATGACCGATGGCAGGGGCGACGCCCGCCGCACGGCCATTCGCAGGCGCCGGACGGGCGGCCGCGACCACCCTTCCGTCGCCACAGGTCGCCACGGGGGGCCTGAAACTTGTCACGCGCTTCGTTTATAATCGCCGACTGGTTGCCTGCCCTGCCCCGAACCGGGCGCGGACGGCAAGCACGATCCGCGCCGTGCACTCACTCGCGGCGAGCCATGCCGGGGCGCCTGCATCGGACCGGTGCGACAGCAACAGACTATCCAGGCAGGTCGGAGCCATCGTGGCGTTCCGCCGCCCTCTGACAGGAGTACGTGCGTGAGCGGTTCCATGAGCAAATCCGACCAGAGCGTCTTGCGCCAGTTTTCGATCATGATCGGCGGCCTGGTCGTGCTGACCGTGGTGCTGATCCTCGCGGCGCTGGCGATCCACGAGCACGAGCCGAAGGAAACCAACCCGAACCAGCCGGCCCGCGTTGCCGCGCGGCTCGCGCCGGACGGCGCCGTCTACGCCGGCAACACCGGCCGCGCCGCCATGCAGGCCGCCGCCGACGCCGCCGCCAAGGCGGCCGCCTCGCAGGTCGCCTACGGCGGCACCACCGACGGCAAGGCGATCTACGACCACCTGTGCACCAGCTGCCACGCCTCCGGCGTCGCCGGCGCGCCGAAGACCGGCGACAAGGCCATGTGGGGTCCGCGCCTGGCGCAGGGCATCGACACCCTGGTCAAGCACGCGATCGATGGCTACCACGGCCCGGACGGCAATTTCATGCCGCCCAAGGGCGGCAACCCGGCGCTCACCACCGAACAGGTGACCAACGCCGTGCACTGGCTGACCGATCAGGCGAAGTAACTTCGCCTGATCCAACAAGCTTTCGCCAAACGCCGCCCTCCAGGCGGCGTTTTCGTTTACCCCCTCCCCCCTCGGGAGAGGGTTGGGGAGAGGGTACGGGGCTCCGCCCGCCCCACCAAAACAAAAACCAAAGCCACCCTGGGCAGCGTTTTCGTTTTCCCCTTCCCTGGCTTCGCGCGGGAAGGAGGCAAACTCACTCCGCATGCTCCTCGACCCACGCCCGCGCGAACTCCCGCAGCTGCGGGAAGAACGCCGCGAAGCGCCCCTGCAGCTCCGCCTCGCGCTGCAGCAGCAGCGGCAACGCCGAGGCCAGCGGGTTGGCGCGGCTCAGGCGCTGCCCGATGCCGCCCAGCGCGTCGCCGAACACGGCGTCGTCGGTGTACGCCGCCGGCAGGCCATGCGTCTCCATGTAGCCGCGGAAGCGCCGCAGCGCCGGCGGCAACAAGGCGTCCTGCCGCCACAGCAGCGCGCGCAGGGCCAGCGAATACTCCGCCAGCGGCTGCGCGCTCCACTGCGGAAAATCCCGCGCCAGGCAGCGGTCGAACCACATGTCCAGCAGGATCCCCGCGTAGCGGCGGTACGGCGGGGGCAGCAGCACCTTGGCCGCGAGCACCTCGGGATGGGCGTCGGTGTACGCATCGATCGCCCGGTGCAGGCGGATCCCGGCGATCACCCGCGGCGGTAACAGGACCGCGTCCGGCGGGCCGCGCACGAAATCGCCCAGCATCCCGCCCAGCTGCAGGGCTTCGTCGTCGCCGGCCAGCAGCGCGTGCGCCAGGTGGTTCATCGGCGCCGCCCGCGGCAGCCGATGCGTCCGGCGGTTATCATCACGGGCATGACTCCCACCGAGCTCTCCACCGCACCTGCCGGCTTTCCGGATGTGGCCGCCAGTTTCATGCTCGACGGCCCCGCCGGCAAGCTGGAGGCGATCAGCGACGTCGCCGAAGCGGCCTGCGCGCGCCGCGGCGTGGCGGTGATCTGCCACCCGCTCACGATCGAGGGCGGCAGCATGCACAACAAGGTGGTGACGATGGCCGAGCGCGCGCTGCGCGAATCCGGGCTGGACACCGTGCGCTTCAACTTCCGCGGCGCCGGCGAGTCGCAGGGCGACTACGACAAGGGCCGCGGCGAAGGCGACGACCTGGCCGCGGTGGTGGACTGGGTGCGTCGCATGCGCCCGGACGACGCGCTGTGGCTGGCCGGCTTCTCGTTCGGCAGTTACGTGAGCATCGCCAACGCGGTGCGCCTGCACGCCGACGCGCTGGTCAGCATCGCGCCACCGGTCGGGCGCTGGCCGTTCGACGCGGTCGAGTTGCCGCGCTGCCCGTGGCTGATCGTGCAGGGCGAGGCCGACGAGATCGTCGAGCCGCAGGCGGTATTCGACTGGGTCGAGACGCTGGCACACCGGCCCGAGCTGGTGCGCATGCCCGAGACCAGCCACTTCTTCCACCGCCGGCTGATGGACCTGCGCGGCGCGATCAAGCATGCGGTGCACGGCTGGTTGCCGCCGAAGCGGCATGCCTGAGGCGCACCAGCCACTCCCTGCCAAGACCTGTCCGTCCCATGAGTGAACCCTCACTGGCGCCCACGGCGCGCTATCTCGAAGGCGTCGCCGCGCACCGCTGGGAGTCCGACCCGACCCAGCTGGCGCTGCTGCCGGAATTCGACCGCATGCATGCGGCACTGTGCACCGAACCGGCGAACGGCAACGGCCTGCTCGGCCGGCTGAAATCGCTGCTCGGCAACGAGCCGCCGGCGGCCGTGCCGGGGTTGTACCTGTGGGGCACGGTGGGCCGCGGCAAGACCTTCCTGATGGACCTGTTCGCCGCCAGCCTGCCGCACGGCGTGGTGCTGCGCCGGCACTTCCACCGCTTCATGGGTGAGCTGCACGAGCACCTGCGCGCGCTGGGCGAGCGGCAGAGCCCGCTGGTCGAGGTGGCCGCCGGCCTCGCCGCGCGCTGCCGCGTGCTGTGCCTGGACGAGTTCCTGGTCAACGACATCGGCGACGCGATGATCCTCTCGGGCCTGCTCGACGCGCTGTTCGCGCGCGGCGTGACCCTGGTCACCACCTCGAACACCGCGCCGGCCAACCTGTACAAGGGCGGCCTGCAGCGCGCCCGCTTCCTGCCCGCGATCGCGCTGATCGAGGAACATTGCCACGTGGTCGAGATGGCCTCCGCGCACGACTGGCGCCTGCGCGCGCTGACCCAGGCGCCGGTCTACCTCACCCCGCCCGGCGCCGAGGCGCATCGCGCGCTGGAGCGCATCTTCGCCAGCCAGGCCCGCGGCGGCGTGCAGGAAAACGGCAACCTGCACGTCAACGGTCGCGACATTCCGTTCGTCAAGCGCGACGACGAGATCGTCTGGTTCGAGTTCGCCGCGCTGTGCGAAGGCCCGCGCGCGGTGGCCGACTACATCGCGCTGGCCAAGGCCGGGCCGACGGTGATCGTCGCCAACGTCCCGCAATTCACCGTCTACAGCGAGGACGCGGCGAAGCGCTTCGTGCAATTGGTCGACGAATTCTACGACCGCCACGTCAAGCTGGTGCTCACCGCCGCCGCGTCGATCACCGAGCTGTATGACGGCGAACGCCTGCGCGCCGAGTTCGGCCGCACCGAATCGCGCCTGATCGAGATGCAGAGCGAGGCCTACCTGGCGCTGGAGCATCGGCCCGAGTGATCCGCCACCGGCGCATTGCTCCCCCGCCACCGCCGCAGTAGCCTGCAACCGCTGGCAGCACGCTGTCGCGCACGGGAGGGGACGATGAAGATGACGCAGGGATCGCTCGCGAGTTCCCGCGCGGGCGCCGGCATCGCGTGGCCGGCCGGCGACGCCGAACCGCATGCCCTGCCCGGTTTCGACGCCGTGGCGCGGCTGGCAGCCACCACGCTGGGCACGCCGCTGGTGGCGCTGCTGCTGGCCGACGGCAGTGCGTTCTGGTACACCCCGCCCGGCCACGGCGACCCGATCCGCCTGGACGGCATGCTGCTGGCCGCCTGCCGGCAGGCCACGCGCCGCGGTGTCGCCGAGGTTGTGCACGATGCGCGCGACGATGCCCGCTTCCTGCCGGTCGACGCCGATCCGGCGCACGCCGTGATCGGCTTCTTCGCCTGCGAGCCGGTGTTCGCGCTGAACGGCCAGTTGCTGGGCGCGCTGTTTGCCGTGGACCGGCGCCCGCATCCGCCGCTCCACGCCGGCGAACGCAATGCGCTGCGCGACGCCGCCTCGCTGGCCGGCACCGGCGCGGCGCTGCGCCACTACCTGGACCGCACCGACCCGGCGACCGGGCTGCCGCACCGCAATGCGTTCTTCGCCGACCTGCACACGCACCTGCCGGGCGCGGACGACACCGCCTGGCTGCTCGCCGTCGAGGTGGCGCCGGTGGCGCGCTTCAACGCCTTCGTGCGGGCCATGGGGCACAGCTACGCCGACGCGCTGATGCACGCGGTGGCGGCGCGGGTGCAGGCGTGGATGACGCCGGGCATGCAGCTCTACCAGGTCGGCACGGCGCGCCTGGCACTGCTGCCCGCGCACCCGCACGACGAACTGCTGCCGGCGCGCCTGGACGAATTCGTGGCCCTGCTGCGCGAACCGATCGACTGCCTCGGCGTGCCGCTCACCCTGCAGCCCGGCGTGGGCCTGCTCAAGGTCGAGGCGCACGAACTGCGCGGCGGCGACCCGCTGCGGCGCGTGATGAACGCCGCCCACGTCGCGCAGGACAGCGTGCGCGGCTGGGCCGTGTACGACCGCACGCAGGACGAACGGCAGCGACAGGATTTCTTCCTGGTCACCGAGCTGGCCGCCGCGCTGTCCGAGCGCGCCGAGCTGGAACTGCACTACCAGCCGCGCGTGCAGCTGGCCAGCGGCCGCTGCGTGGCGCTGGAGGCGCTGGCGCGCTGGCGCCACCCCACGCTCGGCGCGGTGCCGCCCGGCGTGTTCGTGCCGCTCGCCGAGCAGGCCGGGCTGATGCGTTCGCTGACCGACTGGGTGCTCGACCACGGCCTGGCGCAACTGGCCGCATGGTTGCGCGACGGGCTCGACGTGCAGCTGTCGCTGAACGTGTCCAGCGCCGACCTCGACGCCACCCTGGAGACGCGCCTGACCGCCGCGGCGCGGCGGCATGCGGTGCCGTTGGCGCGGCTGGAGCTGGAGTTCACCGAGAGCACCGCGATGCGCCACAGCGACGCCAACCGCTGCCACCTGGCCGCACTGCGCGAGGCCGGCGTGGGCATCGCCATCGACGATTTCGGCATCGGCTACAGCAACCTCGACGCGCTGCGCCAGATGCCGGCCAGCTGCGTGAAGATCGACAAGTCGCTGGTGTGCGGGCTCGACGCCAGCCGGCACGACGCGGCGGTGGTGCGCTCGATGGTGGCGCTGGCCCACGAACTGGGTTTCCGCGTGGTGATGGAAGGGGTGGAAACCGGGCGCGTACTGGAAGCCGTGCGCGGCATGGCTTGCGACGAAGTGCAGGGCTTCCACATCGCCCACCCGCTGCCGGCGGCGGACGTGGCCGGCTGGCTGCGCGAGCACGCGTCGCCGCCCCCGGCGGATCGCCTGCCCGGCTGAACGGCCGCGTCGCGGCAACCGCTCACGGCACGGCGTGGGCGCGCTGGAACCGGCGGTGATGGATCAGCAAACCGCTGAAGTAGGCGATGTAGTAGCCCACCAGCAGACCGACCACCAGCATGGTCAGCGGCGTGAGCGCATGGCCCATCGGCGGCATCGCGCCGGGGTCGGCTGGCACCTGCTGCATCGACGGCCACGCCACCAGCATCCGCCAGGCCAGCCGGCCCAGCAGCAGCGCGGTCAGCAGCGCGCCGATCCACGGGTTCGGCACGTAGCAGTCGCCCTTGACCGGATCGACCTCGAAGCGGGTCAGGCGCAGCCCGAGCAGGCCGATCGCGCCACCGATCAACACACCGCCGGCGAGGCCTTCGGCGAGTGCAAGCCGGTGCAGCCCGCTGAGCGCGAGCAGGCCGCCGATCAGCGCGAACATCACGATGCGGAACAGCATCCGCTTGCGCCGGATCGGCTGGCGGCCGAACTGCCGGCTGACCCGTCGCCACACCATCCAGGCGAGGATCGGCAACATGACGAGATAGTTGGTCAGATGTGCAGGCATGGCGTGGTCCATGGGAGAGCCGGTCGCCAGCTTAGTGCGGCCGCCCGGCGCGGGCGACTGACGTTTGTCACCCGTCGCCGCAGCGAATACCCGCAGGACAGACGCCGTCCGCCGCCTCGGCCGCCACATGGCGGCGGACCGAAGGGCCGGCGCACACCGTCCGCTTCGCGTTGCCCCATGCCGCCCCGCGCCGGTCGCTTGCTACTTCGCCTTGCCCTGGTTGGCCACCGCGGCCATCTTCGCCGCGATCGCCTCGGCGTCGCCGAGGTAGTAGTGCCTGAGCGGCTGCAGCGCCTCGTCGAACTCGTACACCAGCGGCACGCCGTTGGGAATGTTCAGCTCGACGATGGCCTGGTCGGAGATGCCGTCCAGGTATTTCACCAGCGCGCGCAGCGAATTGCCGTGCGCGGCCACCAGCACGCGCTGGCCGGCCTTGATCGCCGGCGCCAGCACCTCGTGCCAGTACGGCAGCACGCGGGCCACGGTGTCCTTCAGGCATTCGGTGTCGGGGATGTCCTTCGGGTCGAGCGCCGCGTAGCGCGGGTCGTGCACCGATTCGTTCTTGTCGCGCTCCAGCGGCGGCGGCGGGATGTCGTAGCTGCGCCGCCAGATCTTCACCTGCGCCTCGCCGTATTTCGCCGCGGTCTCGGCCTTGTTCAGGCCGGTGAGGCCGCCGTAGTGGCGCTCGTTGAGGCGCCAGTCGGTGAGCACCGGGATCCACATCAGGTCCATCGCGTCCTGCACGCCCCACAGCGTGCGCACCGCGCGCTTGAGCACCGAGGTGTGCGCCACGTCAAAATGATAGCCGCCCTCGCGCAGCAGGCGGCCGGCCTCGCGCGCCTCGGCCATGCCCTGCTCGGTGAGGTCGACGTCGGCCCAGCCGCTGAAACGGTTGTCGAGGTTCCACTGCGATTGGCCGTGGCGGATCAGGACGAGCTTGTGCATGGGGGCGCCAACAATGAGATGTAAAGGCGAAATGGTGCCGGTCGACCCGGGCAGCGTCAAATGCGGCCCCTGCCACAGGTCATGGCCAACCCTTGGCCCGGTGGCTGCATCCTAGTGCGTATACCCATCCATCGAAGACTCAAGGAGACTGCCATGCGTCGCTTCCCGACGATCCTCATCCTCGCCGCGCTGGCGCTGGGCCTGGGCCTGCCGCCGCTGGCCAGCGCAGGCGACAACGACATCGACAAGGTCAACGGCTCGGTGCAGGTCGCGGCCGGCCAGCAGGTCGGCGACGTCAGCACGGTGAACGGTGCGGTACACATCGCCGGCGGCGCCAGCGTGCACGAGGCCAGCACCGTCAACGGCGAGGTCGAGCTGGGCGACAAGGCGCAGGCGACCGAACTGGGCACGGTCAACGGCGCGATCAGCCTGGGTCGCGCCAGCCGGGTCAGCGGCAAGGTGAACGCGGTCAACGGCAGCATCCACCTGGCCCCGGGCGCCGAGATCGGCGGCCGGCTGGAGAACGTCAACGGCGCCATCGTGCTGGACGGCGCCCACGTCGCCGGCGGCGTCGGCACGGTCGGCGGCGACGTCACCATCGGCGCCGACTCGCGCGTCGAAGGCGGCATCCTGGTCGACAAGCCGAACAACGGCTGGTTCCACTGGGGCAGCGAGCGCAAGCCGGTGATCGTGATCGGCCCGCACGCGGTGGTGCGGGGCACGCTGGAGTTCCGCCGCGAGGTGGTGCTGAAAGTCAGCGACAGCGCGCAGATCGGCCCGGTGAAGGGCGCCACGCCGGAGCAGTTCAGCGGCGCCACGCCGTAAGCAGGAGTGAGTGGAGAAGAGTGAGGAGTTGGAGAAAAGCCGGGGCACGCCCTGCTCTCTCTCCTCACTCCTCTTCACTCGCTTCTCGCTCCTTCACAGCCAGTCGCGCGGCTTGAGGTACCCGGCCAGCCTCGCCTCGGCCGAACCAGGCTCGGGCTGATACGCGTACTCGAAGCGCACGCGCGGCGGCAGGCTCATCAGGAT encodes:
- a CDS encoding efflux RND transporter periplasmic adaptor subunit; the encoded protein is MSRFWKIALIVVAVIVVAAVGFRLLHKPVPAGSAPVSAAAKNKDGKDETPPVPVTVVPVVKQNVPVYLTALGTVQALNTVTVNPQVGGQLLSLEFSEGQPVKKGQLLAQIDPRTYQAAYDQAAAKQRQDQALLETAKSNLTRSQDLAAKGYISRQDLDTLRNTAAQYEAAVAADAANVRDTQVQLNYTRVLSPIDGLAGIRAVDPGNVVTTASAIVTLTQLHPINVMFTLPEQNLDMVRRAAAKDGAGLQVTALDRTDAHPIANGGVLKVVDNQIDTSTGTFRLKSEFPNANNELWPGQFVNVRLLVNTVDGGLVIPAQAVQRGPDGDYVYQVQADSTVKMQPVTVAGEVGDSHVMIGNGLQAGERVVTEGQFRLKPGSKVNALKPGEVPAAPTAAELEKAKQDSKGGGRRRG
- a CDS encoding c-type cytochrome, encoding MSKSDQSVLRQFSIMIGGLVVLTVVLILAALAIHEHEPKETNPNQPARVAARLAPDGAVYAGNTGRAAMQAAADAAAKAAASQVAYGGTTDGKAIYDHLCTSCHASGVAGAPKTGDKAMWGPRLAQGIDTLVKHAIDGYHGPDGNFMPPKGGNPALTTEQVTNAVHWLTDQAK
- a CDS encoding ACP phosphodiesterase, translated to MNHLAHALLAGDDEALQLGGMLGDFVRGPPDAVLLPPRVIAGIRLHRAIDAYTDAHPEVLAAKVLLPPPYRRYAGILLDMWFDRCLARDFPQWSAQPLAEYSLALRALLWRQDALLPPALRRFRGYMETHGLPAAYTDDAVFGDALGGIGQRLSRANPLASALPLLLQREAELQGRFAAFFPQLREFARAWVEEHAE
- a CDS encoding alpha/beta hydrolase is translated as MTPTELSTAPAGFPDVAASFMLDGPAGKLEAISDVAEAACARRGVAVICHPLTIEGGSMHNKVVTMAERALRESGLDTVRFNFRGAGESQGDYDKGRGEGDDLAAVVDWVRRMRPDDALWLAGFSFGSYVSIANAVRLHADALVSIAPPVGRWPFDAVELPRCPWLIVQGEADEIVEPQAVFDWVETLAHRPELVRMPETSHFFHRRLMDLRGAIKHAVHGWLPPKRHA
- the zapE gene encoding cell division protein ZapE codes for the protein MSEPSLAPTARYLEGVAAHRWESDPTQLALLPEFDRMHAALCTEPANGNGLLGRLKSLLGNEPPAAVPGLYLWGTVGRGKTFLMDLFAASLPHGVVLRRHFHRFMGELHEHLRALGERQSPLVEVAAGLAARCRVLCLDEFLVNDIGDAMILSGLLDALFARGVTLVTTSNTAPANLYKGGLQRARFLPAIALIEEHCHVVEMASAHDWRLRALTQAPVYLTPPGAEAHRALERIFASQARGGVQENGNLHVNGRDIPFVKRDDEIVWFEFAALCEGPRAVADYIALAKAGPTVIVANVPQFTVYSEDAAKRFVQLVDEFYDRHVKLVLTAAASITELYDGERLRAEFGRTESRLIEMQSEAYLALEHRPE
- a CDS encoding putative bifunctional diguanylate cyclase/phosphodiesterase; translated protein: MKMTQGSLASSRAGAGIAWPAGDAEPHALPGFDAVARLAATTLGTPLVALLLADGSAFWYTPPGHGDPIRLDGMLLAACRQATRRGVAEVVHDARDDARFLPVDADPAHAVIGFFACEPVFALNGQLLGALFAVDRRPHPPLHAGERNALRDAASLAGTGAALRHYLDRTDPATGLPHRNAFFADLHTHLPGADDTAWLLAVEVAPVARFNAFVRAMGHSYADALMHAVAARVQAWMTPGMQLYQVGTARLALLPAHPHDELLPARLDEFVALLREPIDCLGVPLTLQPGVGLLKVEAHELRGGDPLRRVMNAAHVAQDSVRGWAVYDRTQDERQRQDFFLVTELAAALSERAELELHYQPRVQLASGRCVALEALARWRHPTLGAVPPGVFVPLAEQAGLMRSLTDWVLDHGLAQLAAWLRDGLDVQLSLNVSSADLDATLETRLTAAARRHAVPLARLELEFTESTAMRHSDANRCHLAALREAGVGIAIDDFGIGYSNLDALRQMPASCVKIDKSLVCGLDASRHDAAVVRSMVALAHELGFRVVMEGVETGRVLEAVRGMACDEVQGFHIAHPLPAADVAGWLREHASPPPADRLPG
- the gpmA gene encoding 2,3-diphosphoglycerate-dependent phosphoglycerate mutase, which encodes MHKLVLIRHGQSQWNLDNRFSGWADVDLTEQGMAEAREAGRLLREGGYHFDVAHTSVLKRAVRTLWGVQDAMDLMWIPVLTDWRLNERHYGGLTGLNKAETAAKYGEAQVKIWRRSYDIPPPPLERDKNESVHDPRYAALDPKDIPDTECLKDTVARVLPYWHEVLAPAIKAGQRVLVAAHGNSLRALVKYLDGISDQAIVELNIPNGVPLVYEFDEALQPLRHYYLGDAEAIAAKMAAVANQGKAK